The Apium graveolens cultivar Ventura chromosome 11, ASM990537v1, whole genome shotgun sequence genome has a window encoding:
- the LOC141695817 gene encoding protein FAR1-RELATED SEQUENCE 5-like — MREKEEDYITINLKRPMKLYTTLEYNASCIYTKEMFRRFQDELVESSKYFVEKDRRASEEGERIGDVYTYYSCYRPMSEPTRRNVYFVAFEKASSLGMCTCRMLEHSGSPCRHLLAVFTKKRVSEIPPYYINRRWTMHANRVDGVLPYNLDVGQSHEMTSTDRFNSMTMLTMSFCQSSIASKERYDYAVGVMNREIPILEKMSIDGIKSYESNSQAPNASAHEEIILYPIMSQTKGRKKDVCFKSPIESIGKKEKPPRRCTYCQMEGHDKRKCPSRLEDLKNVQESQYN, encoded by the coding sequence ATGAGGGAGAAGGAAGAAGATTATATCACCATTAATCTAAAACGTCCCATGAAATTGTATACCACATTAGAGTATAATGCTTCTTGTATATACACTAAGGAAATGTTTAGAAGATTTCAAGATGAATTAGTTGAGTCTTCAAAATACTTTGTTGAAAAAGACCGACGAGCTAGTGAAGAAGGGGAGAGAATTGGGGATGTTTATACGTACTATAGTTGTTATAGGCCAATGTCCGAGCCTACGAGAAGAAATGTTTATTTTGTGGCATTCGAGAAAGCAAGCTCTTTGGGAATGTGTACGTGTAGAATGCTTGAACATTCGGGGTCACCTTGTAGACACCTATTGGCGGTCTTCACTAAGAAACGGGTTTCGGAAATTCCCCCGTATTACATAAACCGGAGGTGGACAATGCATGCCAATAGAGTTGATGGCGTGTTGCCTTACAATTTGGATGTTGGACAAAGTCATGAGATGACCTCAACCGATCGATTTAATAGCATGACAATGTTAACCATGAGTTTTTGTCAAAGTAGCATTGCATCCAAGGAACGGTATGATTATGCCGTTGGAGTGATGAATCGAGAAATACCAATTCTCGAAAAAATGAGCATTGATGGAATTAAATCTTACGAAAGCAATTCGCAAGCTCCAAATGCAAGTGCTCATGAAGAAATAATTCTTTACCCTATTATGTCCCAAACTAAAGGGAGGAAGAAGGACGTTTGTTTCAAAAGTCCAATAGAATCGATTGGTAAAAAAGAGAAGCCGCCAAGAAGGTGCACTTATTGTCAAATGGAAGGCCATGATAAAAGGAAGTGTCCTAGTAGACTAGAAGATCTTAAAAATGTTCAAGAATCGCAATATAATTAG